ATAAAAAAACGCCCAGAAACTTACCTGCTAAGTTCTGGGCTTAGGGAAAGGCTCAAGATTGAGCCGTGCGCTAACTAAAAACACCTTCTAAGACTGTAGGGAGAAGTAGAAAGTACTGTTAAGTTTAGTTAACCTTTCATTCTTTTTACAAATAAATGAATGATTTATTAAGTTTATATAAAACAAAGAGTTGCTCTTTATATTCATAATCGGTCTTAAAAATATCAAAAGGGTATATTCAGGTTATACCCAAGTTATCAACAGGCCGTCTTTAATTAAATCCCGAGGCAAACTGTTTTTAACTTTGTTTTTTTGCCATTTTCCTAATCCGATGGCACTGCCACACAGCGTGAGGATCACTTCTCCCGTTAGTTTTGTCACCTCATCTAGGCGTATATCCTTGCCATTAAAGTAATCTTTAGCTTGCTCTTTTGTTAGCGCTAAAGTGTTTTTAAATGCTAAATGACCGAAAGTAGTGGCAAACTCATGCTCTAGTCTCACCCCATTTTTATGGGTAGTACCGATTAAAATCCCTATGCGAGAATATTTAATCTTATTTTGGATTGCTTCAAACTTGTCAGGAAATAGCCAAACTTCCTTGTCGCGTTGCATCAACTTGCCGTCAAGTTGGCTAATACCAAACTGCTTTTTTAGTACGGATAACAATAGTTGAGTGCTTTTCTTGTCTAGTTCTTCAAAAGGGAAAGCGCCTTTTTTCTGCTTTGGATTTTTAACTGCAACAGAGTGTAATTTCTTAAATCGAGCAATGAAAAACCCCTCGCTATCATATAGCTGAGGCCACACATGCAAGTATCCTTCGGACGTTGTTGCTTTTTCAGCACCCACGAATAAAGTCGATAGGTTTTCGACAGCTACTGCTTGAGGGTAATTATCAATAAGGTGTTGGCATACTTGCTGATTTTCCAACGGTGTTAACGTGCAAGTTGAATACACTAAGGTACCACCTGGCTTTAAGGCTTGAAATGCGCTATCTATCAGTTGCTTCTGCACTTGTGCAATTTCAACATTAGACTCAATTGACCAGTTTTTAAGGGCATTTGGGTCCTTTCTAACCGTGCCTTCTCCAGAACATGGCGCATCAAGCAAGATGTTATCAAAACATTCATGCATATAATCGCCAAAGATACAGCCGTCAAAGTGAGACAACGCAACATTTCGTATACCCATACGTTTCATATTTGCCGCAAGCGCTTTGAGTCGAGATGACGATAGCTCATTAGCGATTAGTACGCCACGTCCATCCATATAAGCTGCGAGTTGCGAAGTTTTTGAACCCGGTGCTGACGCCATATCCAAATTAATATCATCGCTGCTGATAGTCGATTTCAATGCTGTTGGCGGCAACATGGAACTTGCTTCTTGGACATAGATGCAGCCACTTAAATGGATATCTGTGTTGCCGATAGCAAGATTAGCTTCTTCTTGTTCACTTCTTGCTATCCAAAACCCTTCTTCACACCAAGGGATCGGTTCTGCCTGCCAATCACTTTTTTCGCAGTAGGCTAAGAATTCCGTGATAGACATTTTTAGGGTATTGACTCTGACTGCTCGGCGTAAAGGAGACTGGCACTTATCTATAAAGTCTTCGATGCTAAGGTGGTCTGGTAAGTAGGTTTTTATGTCGTCCAGAAACGCGCTGGGAATATAAGTTGATTTGTCCACGCAGTTACTCAGGTTATAAGCTTTCTCTCATTTTACACTTTCACGGGTGAAAAATGCATAGTTGTTGTGACAATGGTGATTATTAAGTAAAACTCATGGCTGACAGTAAAAGTCTATGGTTATATAATGCTCGCGAAATATCGCGAGGATTGCTATGTCTATTATCAAACACTTTTTGGCGGACCCTAAATTATTATTGAATGCGGTTGGAGAGGGGATCTATGGTTTTGATCTTTCTGGTAACGCTGTTTTTGTAAACCCGGCCGCAGAGCGTATGACTGGGTGGCAAAGTGATGAGCTTTTGGGGAAAAAAATACATCAGTACCATCATCATAGTCATGCAGATGGGAGTGAGTATCCTGCTGATGAATGTAACATCTACAAAACAATGTTTGATGGTAAAACACGACAGGTAACCAATGAGGTGTTCTGGCGGAAAGATGGGAGCTGTTTTCCTGTGGAATATACCTCTACGCCAATTTTCAAAGATCAGCAAATTATCGGTGCAGTCGCGATATTTCGCGATGTGTCGCAACAGCACAAAACTGAAAATGCACTAAGAGAGGCGTTGAACAAAGTTCAAGTACTTACTGAGCAACTTAAAGATGAAAATGCCTACCTGCTAGAAACATTAAATGAAAATTGGCAAGACTCGGGTTTGGTGGGTAGTAGCGCAATATTTCAGGCCATGTTAGCGCAGCTAGAGCTGGTTAGCCAGACCGACAGTACGGTATTGGTTTTAGGGGAAAACGGCACGGGTAAAGAGCTTGTTGCCAGAAATCTGCACCGCCTTAGTGAGCGTTCATCGCAACCTTTCGTTAAAGTAAATTGCGCTGCCTTTTCACCAACCTTGATTGAATCTGAATTGTTTGGACATGAAAAAGGTGCATTTACTGGAGCGAATGAAAGGCGTAAAGGGCGTTTTGAACTGGCGGATAAAGGGACCATATTTTTAGATGAAATTGGAGAGTTACCGCTAGAGGCGCAAAGCAAGTTATTACGTGTATTACAAGAGCGAGAGTTTGAACGTGTAGGGGGAAGTAAGTCGATTCAAGTAGATATACGGATAGTCGCGGCGACTAACAGAGATTTATGGAAAATGGTTGAGGAGGGGGAGTTTAGAATGGATTTATATTATCGTTTAAACGTTTTTCCTATTCGAGTGCCTGCACTACGAGAGCGTATAGAGGATATACCCGTATTGGCCAACAATCTCATCGTGCAGCTCAACAAAAAGCTGGGTAAGCAACTACGCGGGATCTCAAAAAAGGCTATCCATGCGCTACAGCGTTATGATTGGCCTGGCAATATTCGAGAACTCCAAAACGTGTTGGAGCGCGAAGCGATATTATCTAAAGGTCGTTTACTTGATATATCTCAAGCACTTAACGCTAATGAACAGCATAAATCTGAAGATGGTGAACTGACTTTGGCGCAAGCGGAAGCTGAGCACATATTAAGAGTGCTAGAAATAAGTAACTGGAAGATCGCTGGCAGCAATGGGGCGGCTGATAAGTTAGGATTACCCGAAAGTACGCTGAGGTCGAAAATGAAAAAACTAAAAATTGCCAAACTTTCGTGATATTTCGCGAGTAATCGTGATATTTCGCGATACATTGATTTTTCGTGAAATAAATTCCATATAAAACATAGTCTTATAAAGTTTCAGATTGGTCTGAAAGTTGCAGTATCAAGTTCGTGTATTACCAATGTAGCAAATAACATGAAGTTTGATATCAAAGAAGAAGACATGATCATTAAGCCCTATAAACAAGAGGGGCCCATATACGTCAGAGAGCAAAAAGGGTTTTTCCAAAAAATAAGAAGAAACCTTGGCTGGTTTTTAATGTTAACTTTCGTTCTCATTCCTTGGATCCCGTACAACGGGCAGCAGGCCATCTTGCTTGATTTTGGTAAGCAGCAATTTAGGATATTTGGTGCCACCTTTCTCCCTCAAGACTTTATGATTCTAGCCTGGATTTTTATGGTGGGTGCCTTTGCTCTATTCTTTGTTACGACTTGGTTGGGTCGCGTTTGGTGCGGTTATACTTGTCCACAAACGATATGGATGCTGATGTTCACTTGGGTTGAGCACCGAGTGGAGGGGACTCGTAACCAAAGAATAAAGTTGGACAAATCAAACTGGGATAGCAAAAAAGTCGCTAAGAAAACAGCCAAACACGCTATTTGGTTGATAATTTCGGTGTTTACCGCCACTTCATTTATGGCCTATTTTATTCCTGCAAAAGAACTGTATCTCGACATGTTTACGCTCGAGTGGACAGGCCTTACTTCCTTCTGGGTATTTTTATTCGCACTTTGCACCTATGGAAACGCGGGCTTTCTGCGAGAAAAAATGTGTACCGTGGCATGCCCATACTCTCGTTTCCAATCGGTCATGTTTGACAAAGATACATTGGTCGTTACCTATGACAGTGAACGTGGTGAAAATAGAGGTCGTCGCAAACGCAAAGAAGATCCAAAACAGCTGGGGCTTGGGGACTGTGTAGACTGTAATTTATGTGTTGAAGTGTGCCCTGCTGGTATTGATATTCGTAATGGCCTGCAATATGAATGCATTAACTGTGGTTTATGTATCGATGCGTGTAACGAAACGATGAATAAATTCGGCTATCAGCCAGATTTGATTAAGTATCAAAGTGAGCATCAACAAGCAGGTAAAAAGTCCAATCCATTTAGGTTAAAAATAGTAGGCTATGGTGCAATTACCGTATTGATAATAGTCACTATGGTGATTTGGGCATTCAATCGTACGCCAATAGAAGCCTCTGTCATTCGCGACCGAAATGCGCTTTATCGCGTTAATTATGAGGGGTTAGTCGAGAATCCATATACCTTAAGTGTAATAAACAAAACACAGCATGATTTAACTTACACCGTGAGCTTAAAGGGACTACCAGATGCGAAACTAACAGCCCCAATCACTACGCATATCGCCGGCGGCGATATGGCATTAATCCCAGTAACGGTGACAGCTGATGGCTATGAGCTAAAAGGTAAGCGGACTCCAATCCAATTCACGATAGAATCGCAGCAAGACGCCAAGATTAGCATCACCAAGGACAGCTACTTCTATAAAAATTAGTTTACACTCCTCCCGACTCAAGGCGCTTGGATTATGAAGCGCCTTTTTTGTGTGCATATATGCACAATCTGACGCTAAATTTATGGCTTTCTCTCTGAACTTTTAGCATATAAGCTTACTCTTATTGAGAATGAGTTTTATTAGCTGAATATTATGTTTAAAAATACATCACAAAACTATGGTTTGTTAGCCATCATCTTTCACTGGCTCAGTGCGCTCGTGGTATTTGGCATGTTTGGCCTTGGGTTGTACATGGTCGAACTCAGTTATTACGATCCTTTCTACCGTGACGGCTTACACATTCATAAAAGCATCGGGATACTGCTGGCAGCTTTGATAGTACTTAGGCTGATTTGGAAGTTCACTAACCCTAAAGTGAGACCCGAAAGCGAAGCAACTCCCATGGATAAATTGCAAAACATAATAGCGCATGTCGTTCACGTCGTTTTGTATCTTGGCTTGTTTGGGCTGTTTGTCACAGGTTACTTAATCTCTACCTCGGATGGCAGAGCAATCGAGGTATTTAACTGGTTTTCTGTTCCAGGTCTCGGGGAGCTGTTTGAAGAACAAAGCGATATTGCAGGCACTGTGCATTTATACATTGCATGGGGACTCATTGGATTAGTAGCGCTACACATTGTGGGAGCGCTAAAACACCACTTTATTAATAAAGATCGTACCTTAGTTCGAATGCTCAAGGTACCAAACGCTACAAAAGTTGAGGATTAAAACATGAAAAAAACAATCATTGCATTAAGCATGGCGGCTATGACCTTATCAGCCGGAGTAAATGCTGCGGATTATGTAATTGATACTAAGGGTGCACATGCCTTTGTAAACTTTAAAATTAAACATTTAGGATACAGCTGGTTGCATGGTCGATTTAATAGCTTTGAAGGCGACTTCAGCTATGATGCAAAAAATCCAAATACATCAAAAATCAATGTAGTGATCGATACTGCTTCTATTGACTCGAATCATGCAGAACGCGATAAACATTTGCGCGGTAACGACTTCTTAAACGTAAAAGCAAACCCTAAGGCGACTTTCAAGAGTGACTCGATTACTTTTAGCGATGATACAAATGCGAAGGTGAAAGGAAGTTTCACACTCAATGGGGTAACAAAGAATATCGAGTTTGATGTTCAAAAAGTGGGTGAGGGTAAAGATCCATGGGGTGGATACCGAGTTGGCTTTGAAGGTGAAACCCAGTTAAAACTTGCTGATTATAATATCGACTATGATCTAGGCCCGGCATCAACGCATGTTACTATTGGTTTGCACTTGGAAGGTATTCGTAAGTAATTTCTACTAGCACCACGTGTTACTACACACGTGGTGCTGTGCTTTATATTCTAGATGGAGTCCACTTTTTCAATCAAAAGATAAGTTTTAGAAAGTCAGTTTTGAAAAATACTGGCTAGCTGTGGTTGAAATTGTTCTGGTAACCAACGAGACATCGCGAGTCTGAACTGCTCGTTTTTATGTGCTTTTATTAACGCTTTGCTAATTGCAGCTATCTGTTCCTTACCAATCGCATTATTATTGCAGCCCGCATATCCAGGCGTTATCTGCGAGGCGATACTCAATCTGACTTGTGTCAATTCATCTTGCTTATCTACATGTAATTTGTGGTAGTGGTGTTCACTCGGGTATCCAAGTATAACATCGACTCTTTTTTTGAGTAGCATTATGGTTAAACTCTCTAACGTATCTCTTCCTGGTCTTACAAGCACTTGCTTGGTAGGCAAACTCGCCAATAACGCATCAATTTCATGACCAAACGACCGATTTGCCGCCACACCTACGGTTAGCCCATGCTCAGTTACGAGCTTTTCCAAATCAATTGCGCTGTTGGTAATGCCAAGCGACTGTGCGACATCTTTCCTTAGTGCGGCAGAGGTTGACAATCCAATGGTAGAATACTCATCACTAAAAGCGATATGTCTTTGGCGCTCGGGTGTTTTATAGAGGGAGATCATACAATATTGGTTGTTGAAATTAGAGAGCTCATGTATCGCCCTAGAAGCGGGGAACACTTTATAATTAAAGGTGTAGTCAGGCATCTGTTGTTGAATGAGTTTTATCAATAACTCGTCACGTCCTTGTCCTTCCAAATTGTCAGAAAGGATATAATAAGGCGCGAAGTCTATCGCAATCCAAGTTATTTGCTTTGCAAATATAAAATTGGATTGAAAGGCAATGAAGAGGAGTAAGGTGATTTTGATCAAATTGGGTCACTCTTGCTGAACTTACAATAAGCTTAGCATTGATTGCGATATTGGTGATTAAATTAATGTTTATTTAATTTGTCTTTAATGTTTACAGAGGTTGGCGTTATGCTAGCTTTAAAAGAGGTTTTAGTTTTGGGTAAAAGAGCGCTAATTAACGCCCGATGGAGCGATTGAACATTGAGTTTGAATGCAGTGTTTGATTCATCCAGACATAAGTATATAAGGCCGCATGGCAGGGAAAGTCATACAAGCCAATAACTATAAATTATTAATAAGGAAAACCAATGGCTATATTAATCGTTACTGATATTTTCGGTCATACGGATCACATTGACCGTTTTGCGAAATCGCTTGGAAGCAACGTGCAGGTGCTTTCACCATTTATAGAAGAACCAAACAGTGTCTCTGAGTCGGAGTGCTATGAGCTGTTTTTGGCACAATGTGGCCATCCCGTATATGCTAACAAAGTATCAGCAGCGGTTGCTGAACTCCAGCCAAAACTCATTATTGGGTTTAGTGCAGGCGGGGCAGCTGCATGGGTTGCATTGTCCGAACAAGGTGCATCTAACTCCGTTGAGCAACTTATCGCATTTTATCCTAGTCAAATACGTAACCACCTAAATATTAAGCCCAGCTGCGATGTGTCTATCTTCTTTGCTCAAGTTGAATCTCATTTTGATGTTGAACCTGTCATTGAACATATAAAAGATAAAAAAGGGCTAGATTGTATCCGTACGCGATATTTACACGGTTTTATGAACAAGCTTTCGGGTAACTTTGATGAGTACGCATACTCGCATTATCAGTATTTTTGCCAGCGAGAGGCACGTAACTATATCGAGGTTGTGCAACGAGAGGCGGAGTTTTCATAACAACATACGCAAAAGCGGCTTGAGCGAACTACACTAAACACTAGCTTATCATACTTTAAGGAGTGAAAGATGTATCCCGAGTTGCCTGATTATCAACATTTTTATAGTAATCCGATCGCCAAACCTCCATGCAGAATGTTAAATGCACAAATGTATGGCTTTTTTGTCAAAGGAAAGAAATCAACAATCCAAACCTATGTTGATAAAACGCTTAATTCGGTTTCTAGTAGTGAATTTGTATTCAGGGCCTTAACGGATTGGTGCTTACTGACCTTTACAGATATTGAAAATATCGCATCAAAAGTGCCGCCATTTAGTAATTATGGATATATGCAAGAAACCGATGTCATTATCTGGTTGCCAATTCTGCAAGTCAATCTCGAAACGTTAAAAGCTGAGCATCTGTATTGGTATCCTGCCTTTATCTCGGTCAACAACGTTAACGCGCTGATAAATGGTCGAGAAATATGGGGCTACAACAAATATTTATGTCGCTACGAAATGCCTGATAGCTTTGGCGAACGACTGAATTTTTCCCTCTCTCTGGAAACCTTTAAGGAGTTTGAGCCCAATGTCAAAATGGCATGGCATGAATTGTTATCCATTGAACCTGAGGATGACGGGGAGTCATGGTTAAAAGAAGTGTTGGAAGTGGGTGAAGAAATTGCTGAGCTTTTCAAAGATTCAATGTCTGATTTAAACGTCGATAGCCAATTTCTTAAGCAGTTCTTATCGGGGTTTACCCACCCGCAAATGGATCAAATACTATTTAAGCAGTTTCCAGATGGCCATGCCGAGAAGTCTGTATATTCGGCGGTGGTACATTCCCCTTCAGAGGTCAAGAAAATCCACAAAATTGGTTTTATCAAAGATGACTTAAGCCTGATTCTACAACGAATGGATGCGTTTCCACTCGATAAAATGTTTGGCATTCCATTAGGCAAAAGCGAGGTCAAACTCCCTTACTTTGTGAAAATGGACTTCGATCAGGCAGGAGTGGAAGAAATTGTTTCCAGTGCTCAGAGTATGGCTAATCTCCATCGTTAGTGTATTTTTGGCATAAAAATCACGATTTTTACTAAAGCGATATTTGCATGTTTAGTTGTCTTCCTATGTGGCTTTAGATGTTGCTCGTCAACATGTTAGAAAAGGAAGATTTATGAGTAAACAAAAAGTAGCAATACTTGGCGGCGGCGTTTCGGCGATGACAGCTGCGGTATACATGACTGAACAAGAAGATTGGCAAAAGCGCTATGATATTACCGTTTATCAGCAAGGTTGGCGTTTGGGAGGCAAGGGGGCGAGTGGTCGTAATGCGCAATACGGTGAACGTATCGAGGAGCACGGCCTTCACGTATGGTTTGGTGCCTATGTCAATTCTTTTAGGGCGATAGAGACCGTTTATAATAAGCTTGAACGCTCAAGTGATATCCCCATTCACACTTGGCAACAGGCACTAAAGCCGCATAGTTTGGTCGTATTGCAAGAGTATATCGACCAGCAATGGCAAACTTGGTCGGTAGATTTCCCAGAGATCCCAGGCAATCCAGCAAATGGCACACTCGATTTGCATTTTTGGCAGATTTTAAAATTGCTTGCAGCTTGGCTACGCAAGTGGGTTGAGGATTTAGAGTGCGAGGTAGAGAAAACGCACAAATCCACACAACTCAAAACTAAAAAAGAAAGAGATAAAACGCTGCTTGCTCACTTGGGGCAGGAAGTTAAAAGCTTTTTTGATAGTATCGAAGATAAAGCCAAGACCTTATTTGATGACGCTGAAAACCATGTCCAAGAGGTCGTATCCACACCAAAACTGTTAATAACGCAACTCAGTAATTTTTTAACGGTACGTGAAGCTGATCATCGTTTAGAAAATAAGAAAGATCACTTAGTCGTTTGGTATATGGTTCGAAAAATTAGGCGCTGGTTGCAGTCCGAAGTAAACGACTTAATTGATGACAACCCAGTCATTAGACGTCTGTATATATGCATAGATTTAGGCGTTGCGATGACCATAGGCATGCTGCGTGACAAGGTCTATTCACGTGGGTTTGGTTATCTTGATCGATACGATTTTAAACAGTGGCTCAAGCGCAATGGCGCAAATGAATCGCTGTCTGTGGAGTCTGCGCCTGTTCGCGGCTTTTATGACCTCGTTTTTGGCTATGAGGATGGTGATTTTAAAAAGCCGAATGTTGAAGCAGGAGTTGCGGCTTTGGCTATGCTTCGGATTATGTTGTGTTATCGCGGTGGTGTGATGTGGAAAATGCAAGCGGGTATGGGAGATATTATTTTCTCTCCTATCTATGAGCTACTCAAGCACCGAGGCGTTAAGTTTGCGTTTTTTCATCAGGTTGAGTCGCTACACTGTGCACAAGATGACGACGGTCATCATGTTGATAGTATTCAACTAATTCAACAGGTCACGCTAAAAGAGGCGCAATGTTACGAGCCTCTGGAATTAGTAAAAGGTTTGCCATGTTGGCCAAGCTCGCCACTGTGGCAGCAAATTGACCCGCAGCAAGTGGAACTGCTTAAAAAGCATGACATTAATCTAGAGTCTTACTGGTCTAATTGGGAGGCGGTTTACCAACAAGCATTCGGACAGATGTTACCGAGAAAAACACTCAATAAAGGCGCTGATTTCGATTTAGTGATTTTTGGGATCTCAGTAGCGGGTCTTGAGCTACTATGCCAACAATTGCTGGCTGTGGATGGCAAGTTAAAACTGCAAGCTGAAAAGGTCAAAACCGTTGCGACTCAAGCCTTACAGTTGTGGCTCACGAAAACCAACAGTGAGCTGGGTTTTCACGACCCTTCAGGCAGTACTGAACGACCAATATTAAGCGCATTTTCTCAACCTTTTGACACTTGGGCTGCGATGTCTAATTTACTTGAGGTTGAAGATTGGCCAAATACACAGCCCAAGAACATCGCATATTTTTGCAGTGCTTTTACTTGCGCAGATTACCCACCTCCGAGCGATCATGAGTTTCCTGAACGAATGAAAGCTCAGGTAAAAGAAAACGCATTGCAAAAACTTAAATTGCAGATGCAGCCTCTGTGGCCAGAGGCTTATCATGACGATGACTTCGACTGGAACGTATTGTTTGATATCGCTGATAATGAAGGCGAAGTTAGGTTCAATACTCAGTATTGGAGGGTGAATGTCGACCCCAGTGAGCGGTATGTGTTAAGCGTTGTTGATAGCAGTCAATTTCGACTGCCGACTGACGGCAGCGCGTTCAATAACCTCTACATTACCGGAGATTGGATTAAAACTGGTGTCAATGCAGGTTGTGTTGAAGCTGCTGTGATGGCTGGCATGCAAACAAGTAGAGCCATCACTGGATATCCTCAAAGCATTAGTGGAGAGTTGGGGTTTGAGCCGTTTAACTAGCCTGATTATCACTTCTTAGGCTTTAAATAAGCGCTTTATCTTTGAGCGTCAGCCTTACTGATTGAATAGCTTAACCACGTTTCAAGCCATACAAAATGTAGGGCTTGAATCCTACATTAGTATAATTTGCATGTGTTGTGATCAATAACTTGAACCTTAAAACGGTAATCAGGCTCATTTGTTTGGAGGTCTTTTTAATTCAGCTATACTGATAGTGTAATTGCATGATATAGCTCGGGATTCAAACTATGCCACATCCAAATGTGCTGTTAAATACGATAACACTGACATTACTCTCTGTAGTCTCGACGGAAACATCAGCACAAGTCGAAGAAGAAATCGAAGTCATTGAGGTATACGCTCAAAAAAGAAAGCAATCTATCAATGATGTTGCTATCGCTGTTAAACCTATATCCGGACAAGTCATCACTGACGCCGCACTGAAGGATACAACTGAACTGGGTAGTTTAGTTGCGAATGTAAAAATCAGTCAAAATGCAGCCGAGGGGACCCCTCCAGCAGTCAGCATCCGAGGTGTTGGGCTAGTTGATTACAATACGGCGAACACTTCTCCAGTTGGGGTGTATTTAGATGGTATATCAGTTGGATCGGCGAATAACCAAATTATCAATTTGTTTGATATTGAACAGGTTGAAGTATTGAAAGGTCCACAAGGTACACTTTTTGGTAGAAATACCACTGGGGGAGCAATTTTAGTGCGCACGGCGCGCCCAACAGATGGTGA
The sequence above is a segment of the Pseudoalteromonas piscicida genome. Coding sequences within it:
- a CDS encoding sigma-54 interaction domain-containing protein, yielding MSIIKHFLADPKLLLNAVGEGIYGFDLSGNAVFVNPAAERMTGWQSDELLGKKIHQYHHHSHADGSEYPADECNIYKTMFDGKTRQVTNEVFWRKDGSCFPVEYTSTPIFKDQQIIGAVAIFRDVSQQHKTENALREALNKVQVLTEQLKDENAYLLETLNENWQDSGLVGSSAIFQAMLAQLELVSQTDSTVLVLGENGTGKELVARNLHRLSERSSQPFVKVNCAAFSPTLIESELFGHEKGAFTGANERRKGRFELADKGTIFLDEIGELPLEAQSKLLRVLQEREFERVGGSKSIQVDIRIVAATNRDLWKMVEEGEFRMDLYYRLNVFPIRVPALRERIEDIPVLANNLIVQLNKKLGKQLRGISKKAIHALQRYDWPGNIRELQNVLEREAILSKGRLLDISQALNANEQHKSEDGELTLAQAEAEHILRVLEISNWKIAGSNGAADKLGLPESTLRSKMKKLKIAKLS
- the rsmF gene encoding 16S rRNA (cytosine(1407)-C(5))-methyltransferase RsmF, with the protein product MDKSTYIPSAFLDDIKTYLPDHLSIEDFIDKCQSPLRRAVRVNTLKMSITEFLAYCEKSDWQAEPIPWCEEGFWIARSEQEEANLAIGNTDIHLSGCIYVQEASSMLPPTALKSTISSDDINLDMASAPGSKTSQLAAYMDGRGVLIANELSSSRLKALAANMKRMGIRNVALSHFDGCIFGDYMHECFDNILLDAPCSGEGTVRKDPNALKNWSIESNVEIAQVQKQLIDSAFQALKPGGTLVYSTCTLTPLENQQVCQHLIDNYPQAVAVENLSTLFVGAEKATTSEGYLHVWPQLYDSEGFFIARFKKLHSVAVKNPKQKKGAFPFEELDKKSTQLLLSVLKKQFGISQLDGKLMQRDKEVWLFPDKFEAIQNKIKYSRIGILIGTTHKNGVRLEHEFATTFGHLAFKNTLALTKEQAKDYFNGKDIRLDEVTKLTGEVILTLCGSAIGLGKWQKNKVKNSLPRDLIKDGLLITWV
- a CDS encoding acetoacetate decarboxylase, which produces MYPELPDYQHFYSNPIAKPPCRMLNAQMYGFFVKGKKSTIQTYVDKTLNSVSSSEFVFRALTDWCLLTFTDIENIASKVPPFSNYGYMQETDVIIWLPILQVNLETLKAEHLYWYPAFISVNNVNALINGREIWGYNKYLCRYEMPDSFGERLNFSLSLETFKEFEPNVKMAWHELLSIEPEDDGESWLKEVLEVGEEIAELFKDSMSDLNVDSQFLKQFLSGFTHPQMDQILFKQFPDGHAEKSVYSAVVHSPSEVKKIHKIGFIKDDLSLILQRMDAFPLDKMFGIPLGKSEVKLPYFVKMDFDQAGVEEIVSSAQSMANLHR
- a CDS encoding NAD(P)-binding protein, which codes for MSKQKVAILGGGVSAMTAAVYMTEQEDWQKRYDITVYQQGWRLGGKGASGRNAQYGERIEEHGLHVWFGAYVNSFRAIETVYNKLERSSDIPIHTWQQALKPHSLVVLQEYIDQQWQTWSVDFPEIPGNPANGTLDLHFWQILKLLAAWLRKWVEDLECEVEKTHKSTQLKTKKERDKTLLAHLGQEVKSFFDSIEDKAKTLFDDAENHVQEVVSTPKLLITQLSNFLTVREADHRLENKKDHLVVWYMVRKIRRWLQSEVNDLIDDNPVIRRLYICIDLGVAMTIGMLRDKVYSRGFGYLDRYDFKQWLKRNGANESLSVESAPVRGFYDLVFGYEDGDFKKPNVEAGVAALAMLRIMLCYRGGVMWKMQAGMGDIIFSPIYELLKHRGVKFAFFHQVESLHCAQDDDGHHVDSIQLIQQVTLKEAQCYEPLELVKGLPCWPSSPLWQQIDPQQVELLKKHDINLESYWSNWEAVYQQAFGQMLPRKTLNKGADFDLVIFGISVAGLELLCQQLLAVDGKLKLQAEKVKTVATQALQLWLTKTNSELGFHDPSGSTERPILSAFSQPFDTWAAMSNLLEVEDWPNTQPKNIAYFCSAFTCADYPPPSDHEFPERMKAQVKENALQKLKLQMQPLWPEAYHDDDFDWNVLFDIADNEGEVRFNTQYWRVNVDPSERYVLSVVDSSQFRLPTDGSAFNNLYITGDWIKTGVNAGCVEAAVMAGMQTSRAITGYPQSISGELGFEPFN
- a CDS encoding YceI family protein, which gives rise to MKKTIIALSMAAMTLSAGVNAADYVIDTKGAHAFVNFKIKHLGYSWLHGRFNSFEGDFSYDAKNPNTSKINVVIDTASIDSNHAERDKHLRGNDFLNVKANPKATFKSDSITFSDDTNAKVKGSFTLNGVTKNIEFDVQKVGEGKDPWGGYRVGFEGETQLKLADYNIDYDLGPASTHVTIGLHLEGIRK
- a CDS encoding cytochrome b; the encoded protein is MFKNTSQNYGLLAIIFHWLSALVVFGMFGLGLYMVELSYYDPFYRDGLHIHKSIGILLAALIVLRLIWKFTNPKVRPESEATPMDKLQNIIAHVVHVVLYLGLFGLFVTGYLISTSDGRAIEVFNWFSVPGLGELFEEQSDIAGTVHLYIAWGLIGLVALHIVGALKHHFINKDRTLVRMLKVPNATKVED
- the ccoG gene encoding cytochrome c oxidase accessory protein CcoG, with amino-acid sequence MKFDIKEEDMIIKPYKQEGPIYVREQKGFFQKIRRNLGWFLMLTFVLIPWIPYNGQQAILLDFGKQQFRIFGATFLPQDFMILAWIFMVGAFALFFVTTWLGRVWCGYTCPQTIWMLMFTWVEHRVEGTRNQRIKLDKSNWDSKKVAKKTAKHAIWLIISVFTATSFMAYFIPAKELYLDMFTLEWTGLTSFWVFLFALCTYGNAGFLREKMCTVACPYSRFQSVMFDKDTLVVTYDSERGENRGRRKRKEDPKQLGLGDCVDCNLCVEVCPAGIDIRNGLQYECINCGLCIDACNETMNKFGYQPDLIKYQSEHQQAGKKSNPFRLKIVGYGAITVLIIVTMVIWAFNRTPIEASVIRDRNALYRVNYEGLVENPYTLSVINKTQHDLTYTVSLKGLPDAKLTAPITTHIAGGDMALIPVTVTADGYELKGKRTPIQFTIESQQDAKISITKDSYFYKN
- a CDS encoding TIGR02285 family protein → MIKITLLLFIAFQSNFIFAKQITWIAIDFAPYYILSDNLEGQGRDELLIKLIQQQMPDYTFNYKVFPASRAIHELSNFNNQYCMISLYKTPERQRHIAFSDEYSTIGLSTSAALRKDVAQSLGITNSAIDLEKLVTEHGLTVGVAANRSFGHEIDALLASLPTKQVLVRPGRDTLESLTIMLLKKRVDVILGYPSEHHYHKLHVDKQDELTQVRLSIASQITPGYAGCNNNAIGKEQIAAISKALIKAHKNEQFRLAMSRWLPEQFQPQLASIFQN